AAAGCTCAGTTGGGTCCACATATCAATTCAATAGTTCAGTAGTTCCTTTCCAAGTTTTAACCTTTTTTTACCCATAAGAATCAATTGGTTGTAGCCCTGGCTCGGCGCGCCATAagagtaaataaataaaataaataaaataaagataaattaaccactaataaattaaaaaaaaaaaagaaaagaaaagaactaaaagaaaaatgaaaaggagaggaaTCACCCCGGCTACCTAGAGGGTTCTGTCGGAATGAAAAAAGTACTTAGGCCACTCCATCCTCGAAGCTGAGCCTGCAGCTTCTCCATTCCATATATTGACTGCACAAGCCTCAATTAATTACGACTTTCTCAGGAATAGGTGGGCCGGTTAGCCGCGAGTGCAAAATGAATAAGAGTCTCCCTCGAATCGCCTGCTTCCACGGTGGtggatcttctgcagcgATATATGAGATTCAGTGCTCGTTCCTCACTGCGCTTCTTGCGCATGAATTCCAGTTCGAGTTCTTTGAAGGTCCCTTTGACAGTATCGCTGGCCCTGGTATTCTCCCAGCATTCGGTGGATTTGAACCATATAAATCTTGGTTTTCCAAAGGTGAAAGCAATGGGCACAATTGGACTGAACAGGATAGTCTGGAATGGGTGTGGACTATGATGGAAGAGCGACGGGCCGGACAGGGAGGGGAGTGGGTGGGCGTGATGGGATTTAGCGAGGGAACTCGGATAGCGAGTGGACTGCTCTTGGACCAGCAAAGTCGAGAGAAGCTCGGTCTACGGCCAGCAGTGCCTTCTATTCAGCTGCGGTTTGGCGTGCTGTGTATGGGTGGGGGACCGCCGATGGCCGCCCACTTTGACTATGGTAAAAAAAATACCCCCCTCCTCTGCTCTCTTGCCTTCCTTCCCCCCCGGTTTCCCATCATGG
This window of the Aspergillus flavus chromosome 8, complete sequence genome carries:
- a CDS encoding serine hydrolase FSH, encoding MNKSLPRIACFHGGGSSAAIYEIQCSFLTALLAHEFQFEFFEGPFDSIAGPGILPAFGGFEPYKSWFSKGESNGHNWTEQDSLEWVWTMMEERRAGQGGEWVGVMGFSEGTRIASGLLLDQQSREKLGLRPAVPSIQLRFGVLCMGGGPPMAAHFDYVSAGTTTNDQRVIRIPTLHMHGLRDKFLALGRDQYNTYFDPSRAFLFEVDYHHAMPWLEKESLALAQRIQSLHKKTQASR